The following are from one region of the Aspergillus chevalieri M1 DNA, chromosome 1, nearly complete sequence genome:
- a CDS encoding regulator of G-protein signaling domain-containing protein (COG:T;~EggNog:ENOG410PPQJ;~InterPro:IPR016137,IPR036305;~PFAM:PF00615) yields MLKKKSQNNPSRSFWNHSPSSTPELSPTSSSSDSEFDEEMDSSSGSRPISFSVPRGAYCSMRPSLEQVLTNTAPPPYTLSAFMAYLSQNHCLETLEFTLEAKRYRETFEAVTHQLGEYPSVNIDCPECQHLCMLWQRLLTAYILPGSPREINVTSDVRGNILREAAINPPPHPQVLDVAVKLIHELMEESIFMPFLNSHSTSAYSMPSYSSEFSPPSDDGVMVVGKSSFEEHTEKRSRSKSKRLTPPSSAKELGSPFVAGSHSSKSNFSLSMMTSLGKSGHRSGQTPSPGGNDLSLTDDSGSNASMGELMTPPTTPPSTDPFPFLSQSPKNRTENPWKKMSMILGFKKRGNASRDMKIFGMDD; encoded by the coding sequence atgctgaagaagaagtcTCAAAACAACCCCTCCCGCTCCTTTTGGAATCACTCTCCTAGCTCGACTCCTGAACTGTCTCCCACATCGTCCTCTTCCGATAGTGAATTCGACGAAGAGATGGACTCTTCATCGGGATCCCGGCCGATCAGCTTTTCCGTCCCGCGTGGCGCTTACTGTTCGATGCGCCCGTCGCTGGAACAAGTCCTCACCAACACCGCTCCTCCCCCGTACACTCTCAGCGCATTCATGGCCTACCTTTCTCAGAACCACTGCCTCGAAACCCTTGAATTCACCCTGGAGGCCAAGCGGTACCGGGAGACGTTTGAAGCAGTTACCCACCAGCTGGGCGAATACCCCTCCGTCAACATCGATTGTCCCGAATGCCAGCACCTGTGCATGCTGTGGCAGCGACTCTTGACGGCATACATCCTCCCTGGCTCCCCTCGCGAGATCAACGTGACCAGCGACGTGCGCGGCAACATCCTCCGCGAGGCCGCCATCAACCCCCCGCCTCACCCGCAGGTTCTCGACGTCGCCGTCAAGTTGATCCATGAACTGATGGAGGAGTCGATCTTCATGCCATTCCTCAACTCCCATTCGACATCCGCCTACAGCATGCCCTCGTACTCGTCCGAGTTCTCCCCTCCTAGCGATGACGGCGTGATGGTGGTCGGCAAGTCGAGCTTCGAAGAGCACACGGAGAAGCGGTCTCGTTCGAAATCGAAGCGCCTGACTCCCCCGTCGTCCGCCAAGGAACTTGGATCGCCCTTTGTGGCGGGCAGCCACTCTAGCAAATCCAACTTTAGCCTCAGCATGATGACAAGCCTGGGCAAGTCTGGTCACCGGAGTGGTCAGACGCCGAGTCCTGGTGGTAATGACCTTTCTCTCACCGATGATTCGGGATCCAACGCTAGCATGGGAGAACTCATGACTCCGCCGACTACTCCGCCATCGACCGACCCGTTCCCGTTTCTCAGCCAGAGCCCCAAGAACCGCACCGAGAACCCTTGGAAGAAAATGTCCATGATACTGGGGTTCAAGAAGCGCGGGAACGCGAGTCGCGACATGAAGATCTTTGGCATGGACGATTGA